DNA from Dictyoglomus sp. NZ13-RE01:
TTTGTTTGTTTTATTATTTGGTGGTTATGACTTAGCAGAAAGAAGAAGAGGTTTCATATCTGACAGCAAAGAATTACTGGAATATATAGATTTTGACAAATATTTTTCAGCATTTGAGATAAGTTTTCCTCAAAAGCAAACTCCAAAAGGTTTTAAAGAAGAATTAATAAAAATTGGTATAGATGAGGGAAAATTAGGGGATATTTGGGAGATAGGAGAAAATAGAATTCAATTTATATCTGCAAAAGAGATAGAAGTAAGATTGATTGATATATTTAATAGTTCAAACATAGCATACTTTAGTTTAACTCTTGACTCTCTATCACCTCCAAAAAGAGCTAAAATGCTAAAAACTACGGAGGCATCTTTAAGGCTTGATGCAATAACAAGCTTTGCTCTTAATATTCCAAGATCAAGGGTTCAACAAATTATAAAAAATGGAGCAGTGACAGTAAACAACAAAAAAGTTGATTATCCACATTATGAGATCAAAGAAGGAGATATAGTTTTTGTCAGGAGCTATGGATATTTTAAAGTAATATCCATAACAGAGACAAAAAGAGGTAGATACCTCATAGAGATAGAGAGACATTAATTAAATTTTTTGAAAAATTCTATTTAATATTTCTATAGCCTCATCAACTTCTTTTTCAGTAATGATTAATGGAGGAACAAATCTTAGTATTTTTTCTCCTACTGCGTTTATTAATAAACCTTCGTTTAAGGCTTTTTCAACTACAGGTCTTGCTTCAATTTCTAATTCCATTCCAAGCATCAATCCTATCCCTCTTACTTCTTTTATAAACGGGTACTTTTCCTGAAGTTTTACAAATTTTTCTTTAAAGTAGTTTCCTACTCTTTCTACATT
Protein-coding regions in this window:
- a CDS encoding RNA-binding protein — protein: MPRSIEDLEELFKKVDQKGGLIVTDFLSPEDYHYFQELSYKYSNLFVLLFGGYDLAERRRGFISDSKELLEYIDFDKYFSAFEISFPQKQTPKGFKEELIKIGIDEGKLGDIWEIGENRIQFISAKEIEVRLIDIFNSSNIAYFSLTLDSLSPPKRAKMLKTTEASLRLDAITSFALNIPRSRVQQIIKNGAVTVNNKKVDYPHYEIKEGDIVFVRSYGYFKVISITETKRGRYLIEIERH